In the Thermosipho atlanticus DSM 15807 genome, AAGAATAATGCAAAAATGTTTGGGATAAAGACTAATATTCCACCAACTCCTCCGATTACACCATCAGCAATTAAAGAGGTAAATGTGTTTTCACCAAATGATTTTATAAAAGTACTTAGATTAGAAAACGCTATATCTAATAGGTCTGCTAATGGTTGTACGGTATCAAAAGTAAATTTAAAAACAAGGTACATAATTAATAAAAGTATTGGAATACCTAAATATTTATGGGTAAAAATATGATCGATTTTCTCATTAATATTTCTTTGAATATTTAATGACTTACCAGAATACGCCTCTTTAATTATATTTTCAACGTGTGAATAACGGATACTTGGTATGGATGATTGAGCTTTTTCAAGAATATCTTTTTCAATTTTAATTATTGGTAGTAATTTTTCTCTGATATCTTTATCATTTTCTAGAAATTTTATTGCAGCAAATCGTTTATTAGAATACATATTATTTGGAATTTGTTTTTCAATTTCTAGAATAATATTTTCGAATTCTTCATAATTGAAAATAACTTTTTTGCTATGTTTACCTTTTGCAACTTCGACAATTAAATCTTTTAATTCATCGATTCCCTCACCAGTTTTAGCAGAAGTGAAAACAACAGGAATTCCAAAGTGTTTTTGAAGTTCAAATTTATTTATTTTTATACCTAATTTTTTTGCCTCATCAATAGAATTCATTGCTAATATTGCATTAGAATTGAGTTCAAGGGCTTCGATTAACAAATAGAAACTTTGTTCAGGATTAATGGAATCGGCGATGACAACAGTAACATTTGGTGGGGAAAAAAATAAAAAATCTCTTGTAATTTTTTCATCAGTACTTTGCGAAGTTAATGAATAAGTTCCAGGTAAATCAATAACATGAAGTGTATCATTCTTCCAAGTTGTAGCACCTTCAATTTTTGAAACGGTAACACCAGGCCAATTAGCTACATATTGTCGTGCCCCCACTAAACGATTGAATATGCTTGTTTTTCCAACATTTGGATTGCCAATGAGACCAACAGTTATAACCATATTACAGCCTCCTTAGAAATATTTTTTCTTTCATGCCATGTCCAAGTGCAATTTTTTTACCATTAATATAAACAACAGAATTTTTTAATGTGATTTTTAATCCAGTTTTCAAACCTAAATTTGCAACTTTTCTTAGAAATCTATGTCCTCCCAAAAAACCAGAGACAATATACTCACCTTCAGAAACTGCAGAAAGCGGAATATAATCTTCAAGAAATTCAACTTCTATTTTTGAAGCTTCTGTATTCCTTAATGTAATTAACTTATTGAAAACCCTATATGCCCGAGGATCTCCCATTGGCGAAGTATGAACAACTTCAATTATTGTGTTAGGAATTAATCCCATTCCTAATAGTCTGTGTTTAATATTAGATTCAAAAATATTTTTTATTTTAACCTTGGAGCCAACGGGAACTTTATCAAGAGTCATATTATACCTCCTTTTTGAAAATCATTCTCAATAACAATTATAACATTAAAAAAGGTAGTGTCAATGAAATACGGAACGGCATATTTGTAAAAATCAAAATTTTCTAAATCAAAACACAAAAGTATCTAACTAAAAATAACAATATAAAATTGAAAAGTTACATGTAAATTTAATAAATTTAATAACATAACTTAGCATAATAAATGAAGAAGCATGAAAATTTATGCAGTATAATAACTATTATATTGCATATTAAAAAATACATAAAAAAAACATATCTTTTTCTGATGTTTGTTCAACAGTAAGTATATCATACACTCAAAAACTGATATAATTAAAACAAAATACACATTCAAATATATGGAGGAAGATAAAATGAGCAATCTACATGAAAAATGGTGTATGATTAAAGAATTTGCCATGAAAACACTTGGGAATAACAATGATCATGGTTTCGAGCATGTTTTAAGAGTCGTAAAATATTGTAGGTATATTGGAATTAGAGAGCACGCTGACTTAACTATCCTTATTCCTGCAGCATATTTACATGATATAGCCCGTCCAATAGAATTAGTTAATCCTTCAATTGATCATGCCGAGGAAGGTGCAAAGATAGCAAAAGACTTCCTTGAAAGTATTGATTATCCTTGTATTGACAGTATAGTATATGCGATAAAGAATCACAGATACCGCAAAAAATTAATCCCAAAAACCCTTGAAGCGAAAATACTTCAAGATGCTGATCGAATAGATGCATTAGGTGCAATAGGAATATACAGGGTTATTTCTCATGCAGTAAATAATGGTTCTAATCTTAAAAATATTTTGAAACACTTCGAAGATAAGATATTAAAATTGTATTCACAACTTCACACTAAAACAGCTAAAGAGCTATCATTTGAAAAGCATAAATTAGTTGTTGAATATGCACAATTTTTAAAGGATGAATTGAATTTTATTAATAATATGGATGACATAATTTAGAAAGTCATATATTAAATTTTTTATTTAAACATCTTCGTGAAATAATTTTAATTGATCTTTATATAGTTTTTCTTTTCTAGATTTTAATCTTTTAATAACAGAAACTAATGTTTTAGAGTTTTCATCAACAATTAAATCATCAAATATATTGGATTCATCTGGAGCAATAAAAATAAATTCTCCATTAACATATTTTGGAACATTAACCTGGTATTTTTGACCATATCCTTTCCTATTTTTCCTTGCAATAGGAACAATAGCATTTATTTGCATAAGCGCTTTTGCAGCCAACTCTATAGTTCCATATTTCACTTGAAAATAATCAGCAAGCTCCCTGAAAGATACCCACGGAGTAATTTTCCTTCCAGCAGCTAAAGACATACTATACAAATAAATATAAAGTCTTCCAGCGTTTGCTGGTCGAACTTTCATTGAAAATTGAAGAACAGGCATTGGAATGATGACAAACCTTGATTTGACAACCATATTTACCCTCCTTTTTTGTTTGTTCAACACTATTATATATCATCCCAAAACAAAAAACAATTAAACTCTTGAATTTTTTCTATTTTATGATATAATATTTTTAGCAATTTTTTTAATATTGAGGTGTGAACATGCTTTCTTCTAAGAGCTTGTTATTTTTTTTACTTTTAGTTTCCATATTTGCTTTCCCTCAATCCAATTTTGATAATTTTCGAAAAAATTTGACTACTGCCAAAGATTTTGCAAGTTTGCTTGAAGTTCCTTCCGAATATTATCCTGAGTTTGTTACTGGTACTTCATATTTTTTAGATATTCTCGATTTTAGCGAAGGTATTTCCTATTTGAAAGACGGAAATTATAACAAAGCTTTTGAATATTTTTCAAAAGTTGGTGTCTCTAATTTTATTGGTCTTATACCATTTGTAAATACAATGGTAACTGTTTTAAATTTTGCTCAACCTTTTTGGAACAAAGTTATTAGCTATGTCTTTGATGAAAGAATTTCAAAATATTCTAATGAATTTAGAAAATTAAAACTTGAACAGCTTGAAAAATTATTAAAAAAAGATCCCCTTGCTTTTAACGGGGAAGATTTTAAAAATTGGATAACAAACGATAGTATTGAAATACAAGATTTCATTTCTGACGTTTTTGACAGTATGCAACATGGCTTATACAATGTAGGAAATAAAATTATGAATGAAAAAGAATTTGAATCAAAACCTTGGTATCAAAAATTAAAAAGTCTATACATTAATTTAAATGTAAAAGCTTATTCTTATGAAGATGTTAAGGATTTTTGGTTAAGCATGTGGAGAAAAAGTGTTTTTAAAGAAGGTATGGAAATTGTTTTAACAAGAAAAAAAGAATCAATAGAAAGTTTCTTAAATCAAAGTACAGTTGAATTATATATAAAAATTAACAAACAAAAAAAAGATGAGAGGCAGTTCTCGGTCCAAATTCCAGAGTTATCTTTTGAAGGAGCATTAAACAATGAACTTCATGCTTATTTTGATCTTATTAAGTTCTCTTCAGATTATATCTCTGTCATTCTTCTAGATTCACGAAAAAATATAGTTTTTCAAAAACAATATAAAGTTTCAGAGCTCTTACAAAATTATGATCCATTGTTATCTAGTGATTATTCTATGCATTATATAAAAAAGATAGTTATCACTCCTAAATATCAAAAAAACACTATTCAAAAACTTACAGTTGAACTACCAAAAGAAACGAAAATAGCTACTTTAACTGTAGCTGGAACTTCAACTGTAATAACTTCTTCTTCTTTCTCGTTTGACAATTTAATTCTGTATTTTGATGACTTTTTAGAAATAATTGCTCAAACATCAACTGAAACAATCCAATATAGTTCTTTTATTCCCACCAATGGTAAAGTTACTCTCAATGAACCTTTAATTAATAAAAAACCACATTTTGAAAATGCCAAAGATTGTAAAAGTTACCTACTAAAACTTAAAAATGATTTTATGAATAATCTTAGTGATACTCAAGCCCCTCAAATTTTGAAAAAGAGTATTAATATCGCATATAATGATATTAAAACTTTTACTGTCGAAGATCCATCATTGCTAAATCTCATAAATCCACAGCAGCTTATTGGGAAGGATCAACGACTAAATGAAGAAGAAAAAAGTTTTAAACAAATCGAATCTAAGGTAAACGATTTGAAGAATAAAATTGATCAATTATTTTATTCACAAATTTATTTTAAGGATTTAGAAAATATGTGCTTACGAACTATTATTGATGATGGAGTAATTCCCTCATATTATAAATATATACTACAAAAACAAAAATTACTACAATCAGAAATTGATAGTAGAAAATCATTAGTTTCTACTTTACAAAATGAATTAAGTACAATTCTATCTGAAGCAGAACAAAGTAGAGAAATGATAAATAACAAAATAGCATTAGATATACTTTTTGATACAAAGCTAGTACCTTCATATTCTAAATTAATATCTAAAATACAGGAATTGTTAAACAAGACATTTATAATTGAGGCTAATCTAGAAAAAAACGAAAACAAAATTAATACGCTTGTTAAGCTTTTTGAATCTAAAAAAGAACTCACTATTGAAAAAGCTGAAATATATAAAATTTTTCTCGGAAAATGGCACTCACTTCTTAAACAAAGAGATTCTCTTGAAGAAAAAGTTAAAAGCTATAATCCTCCTGATATTGAAGGCTTTTTAAAAGCAATTGTTTCATTTGACAACATTAATTTATATTATTTAAGACATGGAAATTTGACCTATGAAGATTATATTAACGGCATCCAAGAAAAGCTTCCATTTTCTTTTAGAAAAGATGATTTGAATGATGTCATTTCTAAAGTTATTGATTTTGTTATACAAGAGAATAATCTAAATGAAGAAGCAAAAACAATGAACAACTCATTATCAAAATTAAAAGAACAATTATTATACTACTCAAAATATTATTTTCTTACTACAATTAAGCCTGAAGATTTGGTACTTAATGAAGATTTTGTTATTTTAAAAGTTCCTAATTATAATTATTCACAATTTGTCGAAAAATTTACCTATAAAAGTATAGGTTTTTCTAACAAATTGAATAATGTGATTTATTATTTAGAAAAAATAACAAAATATATTGATGATTTCTATGGTGAGGACCCTGAAGGTGAAAAACTGCTAGAAAAAACCAAAAAGTTGATATCAATGGCTCATTTTTCTACTATCAAAGAATATAATTCAATGATATTTGAATGGGTAAAAGAATATGAATCAGAATTATTTTTTAAAATTCCCTTATACAATCATTTATATATTAACTCGGGTAAAAACACTAAAGAGATAAAAGTAACATCAGAAAAATTTTTAAAAAGTATTTCCCAAAGAAACTATAAAATTCAAAAATACTTCCTTGAAGATTACCAAAATCCTTTAAATGTTTTAATGAAAAATCTTTTCACTACCATGATTTATGAAATTGATGTTTTTTATTTAAAAATTAAATCGGAAATTGATGAGTTAAATAAAATGAGTAAAATTACTAAACTCAGAGAAAAAAAGAGGATCGAAAATGAATTAAACAAAGATATTTTTTCGGCTTTAAATATTGAAGTACCAGACTATTTGAAAGGCATAATCACTCATAATTATATTTATAACTATCTTTCAGTTGCTGACAAATGGGCGCAAACGTGCGATAACCTCAGAAATTATCTTCAGGAGGTGTATAAAAAATGAAAAAATTACTTTCAATTTTTCTATTAGTTGTTTCCATTTTTGCCTTTTCAGGTATTGATTGGGT is a window encoding:
- the feoB gene encoding ferrous iron transport protein B — its product is MVITVGLIGNPNVGKTSIFNRLVGARQYVANWPGVTVSKIEGATTWKNDTLHVIDLPGTYSLTSQSTDEKITRDFLFFSPPNVTVVIADSINPEQSFYLLIEALELNSNAILAMNSIDEAKKLGIKINKFELQKHFGIPVVFTSAKTGEGIDELKDLIVEVAKGKHSKKVIFNYEEFENIILEIEKQIPNNMYSNKRFAAIKFLENDKDIREKLLPIIKIEKDILEKAQSSIPSIRYSHVENIIKEAYSGKSLNIQRNINEKIDHIFTHKYLGIPILLLIMYLVFKFTFDTVQPLADLLDIAFSNLSTFIKSFGENTFTSLIADGVIGGVGGILVFIPNIFALFFALGILEESGYLPRAAFVVDRVMYKMKLSGRSFMSLLLGFGCNVPSIMSTRGLPDEKERLGTILASPFISCSARLPVYILITSIFFNKYKSEVLFSIYIISILITAITAYLVNRLFFKGEDVPLVMELPRYRIPTFRNIVIYMWNKGSHFIKKAGTIIFAASIVVWFLSYFPSKGQIETSYAAYLGKFIEPILKPLGFNWQIGTALFFGGVAKEVIVSTLSMLYGFAEQDIITAKTVLSNSLSSVSAYALLIFILLYIPCFATLASIKSETGRWKWVMFSVFYSLTIAYVFSLLVVTVGNLIF
- a CDS encoding FeoA domain-containing protein translates to MTLDKVPVGSKVKIKNIFESNIKHRLLGMGLIPNTIIEVVHTSPMGDPRAYRVFNKLITLRNTEASKIEVEFLEDYIPLSAVSEGEYIVSGFLGGHRFLRKVANLGLKTGLKITLKNSVVYINGKKIALGHGMKEKIFLRRL
- a CDS encoding HD domain-containing protein gives rise to the protein MSNLHEKWCMIKEFAMKTLGNNNDHGFEHVLRVVKYCRYIGIREHADLTILIPAAYLHDIARPIELVNPSIDHAEEGAKIAKDFLESIDYPCIDSIVYAIKNHRYRKKLIPKTLEAKILQDADRIDALGAIGIYRVISHAVNNGSNLKNILKHFEDKILKLYSQLHTKTAKELSFEKHKLVVEYAQFLKDELNFINNMDDII